The proteins below are encoded in one region of Rhododendron vialii isolate Sample 1 chromosome 7a, ASM3025357v1:
- the LOC131334813 gene encoding probable carboxylesterase 6: MVHQALSEQIQFPHKKIIDEVSGWLRVFDDGSVDRTWTGPLEVKFVSDPIPSHEDFVDGVATRDVIADVESGLRVRIYLPEMGTLGDEQKLPVLLHFHGGGFCISQADWYMYYHVYTRLARETKVSCVSVFLRRAPENRLPAACDDSFSALLWLKTLALGFGAHEPWLKTHADFSRVFLIGDSSGGNLVHNVAARAGEVDLSPVRLAGAIPIHPGFVRSTRSKSELEQTQTPFLTLDMLDKFLSLALPVGATKDHPITCPMGDGAPPIAALNLPPILLCVAEMDLMKDTEMEYYEALKKANKDVELMINKGMIHSFYLNKIAVDTDQLTGVETGKLIAGIADFVKRH, translated from the exons ATGGTGCACCAGGCATTGTCCGAACAAATCCAATTCCCTCACAAAAAGATCATCGACGAGGTGTCCGGGTGGCTCAGAGTGTTCGATGATGGCTCGGTCGATCGGACCTGGACCGGGCCTCTTGAGGTCAAGTTCGTGTCTGACCCGATCCCGTCCCACGAAGACTTCGTGGATGGTGTCGCCACCCGTGACGTGATTGCGGACGTAGAATCAGGCCTTCGAGTCCGAATTTATTTGCCCGAGATGGGAACTCTTGGTGATGAGCAAAAGTTGCCAGTCTTGCTTCATTTTCACGGTGGCGGCTTCTGCATCAGCCAAGCCGATTGGTACATGTACTATCATGTCTACACCCGGCTCGCGCGCGAAACCAAGGTCAGTTGTGTCTCTGTATTCCTTCGTCGCGCCCCTGAAAACCGCCTCCCGGCTGCTTGCGATGACAGCTTCTCCGCCCTCCTCTGGTTGAAAACCTTGGCTCTGGGCTTCGGAGCGCACGAGCCATGGCTCAAAACTCACGCCGACTTTAGCCGCGTATTCCTAATTGGAGATAGCTCCGGCGGCAATCTTGTCCATAACGTGGCAGCACGTGCCGGAGAAGTGGACTTGAGTCCG GTGAGGCTGGCCGGAGCAATCCCGATCCACCCGGGTTTCGTCCGATCCACCCGGAGCAAATCGGAGCTGGAGCAAACCCAGACGCCTTTTCTCACCTTAGACATGTTGGACAAGTTCCTGAGCCTGGCATTACCGGTGGGAGCCACCAAGGACCACCCGATAACGTGCCCGATGGGAGATGGAGCGCCGCCCATTGCCGCCCTGAACCTGCCGCCGATCCTCCTGTGCGTGGCGGAGATGGACCTGATGAAAGACACGGAGATGGAGTACTACGAGGCGCTGAAGAAAGCGAACAAGGACGTCGAGCTGATGATTAACAAGGGAATGATTCACAGCTTCTACCTGAACAAGATCGCCGTTGATACGGACCAACTGACCGGAGTTGAAACGGGGAAGCTTATTGCTGGGATtgctgattttgtcaaaagaCACTAA
- the LOC131334811 gene encoding WAT1-related protein At5g07050-like, with protein MILSEKMQQQRSCNTFLNNCKPYFAMISLQFGYAGMNIITKVSLNRGMSHYVLVVYRHAFATAVIAPFAIFLERKARPKITFPIFMQIFILGLLGPVIDQNFYYAGLKYTSPTFSCAMSNMLSAMTFIMAVIFRMEKIDLKKVIYQVKIVGTIVTVGGAMLMTLYKGPVVEMVWSKHVHPRKSYVTDTTGTTDKDWFKGSIFLIIATFAWASLFILQKAALKHYEKHQLTLTTWVCFMGTLQAIAVTLVMEHKTSVWSIGWDMNLLAAAYAGIVTSSISYYVQGLVMKTKGPVFATAFSPLMMIIVAIMGSFILAEKIFLGGVVGSVLIIAGLYSVLWGKYREEKSRKEEKATEIPQTMMIKDAQLNDAFALKTIEAGKEADKLPSIAITLPISADTTPTKPNQEQP; from the exons ATGATTCTCTCTGAGAAAATGCAGCAGCAGAGGAGCTGCAACACCTTCTTGAACAACTGCAAACCCTATTTCGCGATGATATCCTTGCAGTTTGGATACGCTGGCATGAACATTATCACCAAGGTTTCGCTTAACCGAGGAATGAGCCACTACGTGCTCGTTGTTTATCGCCATGCTTTCGCCACTGCTGTCATCGCCCCCTTTGCTATCTTCTTGGAGAG GAAAGCACGGCCAAAGATCACGTTTCCAATTTTCATGCAAATATTTATTCTGGGACTTCTCGG GCCAGTGATCGATCAAAACTTCTACTACGCGGGTTTGAAGTACACTTCGCCCACTTTCTCCTGCGCAATGAGCAACATGCTCTCCGCAATGACATTTATCATGGCGGTTATATTTCG GATGGAGAAGATTGACTTGAAGAAGGTGATATACCAAGTGAAGATAGTGGGGACGATAGTGACAGTGGGTGGGGCCATGCTGATGACGTTGTACAAAGGCCCGGTGGTGGAGATGGTGTGGTCTAAGCATGTCCACCCTCGTAAATCCTACGTGACCGACACCACCGGGACTACTGACAAGGACTGGTTCAAGGGCTCTATTTTCCTCATCATTGCCACCTTCGCATGGGCTTCCTTGTTCATACTACAG AAGGCGGCGTTGAAGCATTACGAGAAGCATCAACTGACACTGACGACGTGGGTGTGCTTCATGGGGACCTTACAAGCAATCGCGGTGACATTGGTGATGGAACACAAAACCTCCGTCTGGTCCATCGGCTGGGACATGAACCTCCTCGCTGCCGCCTATGCC GGGATTGTGACATCAAGCATATCGTACTACGTGCAAGGCCTGGTGATGAAGACAAAAGGGCCAGTGTTTGCAACAGCTTTTAGCCCTTTGATGATGATCATTGTAGCCATCATGGGTTCTTTTATCCTTGCTGAAAAGATTTTCCTCGGAGG GGTGGTTGGGTCAGTGTTGATAATAGCAGGGCTTTACTCGGTCCTGTGGGGAAAATACAGAGAAGAGAAGTCAAGGAAAGAGGAGAAAGCCACTGAAATACCCCAAACCATGATGATCAAGGATGCTCAACTAAATGACGCATTTGCCCTCAAGACCATTGAAGCTGGCAAAGAAGCTGACAAGCTTCCTTCCATTGCAATCACCTTACCCATCTCAGCTGACACTACCCCcaccaaacctaaccaagagCAGCCCTAA
- the LOC131334809 gene encoding SAC3 family protein C isoform X1 — MESKGHHDHPRRRRRSGMTNTTHSSSSSSREPSSSSSSSLPNGKSQSNPTTRARPSNPNLSNNINIGHQDNSTVPHPENINTQQQEEQYGEEDMSRSSSLVGTCPFMCPVEERLQRERVRDLSVFERLNGSYGKTSSSLAVKKFCRTISTRTIQASDVRPLPVLEETLSYLLNLLDSDEHPFEVVHDFIFDRTRSIRQDLSMQNIINTRVIQMFEKMVKFHVISHHKLRRCSGSLNISSMHHLNMEQLMKVLTSLFHLYEANRKSQSIYENEAEFRSLYVLLHLSSDSKPAGEPLSLWFRHLSPILKSKEMCFARRVLSRYYRFGNYKRFIHIIATEASYLQYCMVEPYINEVRALAVSCINYGGYKLYPYPLEDLSKLLMMKESDMDSFCRDCGLETSTDEVGKNFLPTKQTSFSRPKGGVNYCLVGSEFV, encoded by the exons ATGGAGAGCAAAGGTCACCACGATCAccctagaagaagaagaagatcaggGATGACAAATACAACccattcctcttcttcttcttccagagAACCATCGTCGTCCTCATCCTCTTCCCTGCCGAATGGTAAATCCCAATCCAATCCCACCACAAGAGCGAGACCTTCAAACCCTAACCTCAGTAACAATATCAACATCGGTCATCAGGATAATTCTACTGTTCCACACCCGGAAAACATAAATACCcaacaacaagaagaacaatATGGGGAGGAGGATATGAGCAGATCCTCATCCTTAGTTGGAACTTGCCCTTTTATGTGCCCCG TTGAGGAAAGGTTGCAACGTGAGCGGGTACGGGATTTATCTGTCTTTGAGAGGTTAAATGGAAGTTACGGGAAAACATCTTCTAGTCTAGCTGTCAAAAAG TTTTGCAGAACCATATCCACAAGAACCATTCAAGCTTCGGATGTGCGGCCTCTCCCAGTTCTCGAAGAAACTTTGAGCTACCTCTTAAACTTGTTGGATTCTGATGAACATCCTTTTGAAGTGGTTCATGACTTCATCTTTGATAGGACAAGGTCCATAAGGCAAGATCTCAGTATGCAAAATATTATCAACACGCGTGTAATCCAGATGTTTGAGAAAATG GTTAAATTTCATGTTATTTCCCACCACAAACTTCGAAGATGTAGTGGCAGTCTAAATATTTCTTCAATGCATCACCTCAATATGGAGCAGCTGATGAAGGTTTTGACTTCTCTATTTCATCTCTATGAAGCAAATCGGAAGTCCCAGTCCATCTATGAGAACGAAGCTGAATTCCGTTCACTTTACGTGCTACTTCATCTTAGTTCTGACAGCAAGCCAGCG GGGGAGCCACTGTCATTATGGTTTCGTCATCTGTCTCCCATTCTAAAATCAAAGGAAATGTGTTTCGCCCGAAGAGTGTTAAG CAGGTACTATCGTTTTGGCAATTACAAGCGCTTCATCCATATTATAGCAACTGAGGCATCCTATCTTCAGTATTGCATGGTTGAACCTTACATAAATGag GTTCGAGCATTGGCAGTGTCATGCATTAATTATGGAGGTTACAAGCTTTATCCATACCCATTGGAAGACCTATCAAAACTCTTGATGATGAAG GAATCAGATATGGATTCCTTCTGCCGTGATTGTGGTCTTGAGACGTCCACAGATGAAGTAGGGAAGAACTTCTTACCTACCAAGCAAACAAGTTTTTCCCGTCCAAAGGGAGGCGTTAACTACTGCCTAGTCGGTTCAGAATTTGTTTAA
- the LOC131334809 gene encoding SAC3 family protein C isoform X2, giving the protein MESKGHHDHPRRRRRSGMTNTTHSSSSSSREPSSSSSSSLPNGKSQSNPTTRARPSNPNLSNNINIGHQDNSTVPHPENINTQQQEEQYGEEDMSRSSSLVGTCPFMCPVEERLQRERVRDLSVFERLNGSYGKTSSSLAVKKFCRTISTRTIQASDVRPLPVLEETLSYLLNLLDSDEHPFEVVHDFIFDRTRSIRQDLSMQNIINTRVIQMFEKMVKFHVISHHKLRRCSGSLNISSMHHLNMEQLMKVLTSLFHLYEANRKSQSIYENEAEFRSLYVLLHLSSDSKPAGEPLSLWFRHLSPILKSKEMCFARRVLRYYRFGNYKRFIHIIATEASYLQYCMVEPYINEVRALAVSCINYGGYKLYPYPLEDLSKLLMMKESDMDSFCRDCGLETSTDEVGKNFLPTKQTSFSRPKGGVNYCLVGSEFV; this is encoded by the exons ATGGAGAGCAAAGGTCACCACGATCAccctagaagaagaagaagatcaggGATGACAAATACAACccattcctcttcttcttcttccagagAACCATCGTCGTCCTCATCCTCTTCCCTGCCGAATGGTAAATCCCAATCCAATCCCACCACAAGAGCGAGACCTTCAAACCCTAACCTCAGTAACAATATCAACATCGGTCATCAGGATAATTCTACTGTTCCACACCCGGAAAACATAAATACCcaacaacaagaagaacaatATGGGGAGGAGGATATGAGCAGATCCTCATCCTTAGTTGGAACTTGCCCTTTTATGTGCCCCG TTGAGGAAAGGTTGCAACGTGAGCGGGTACGGGATTTATCTGTCTTTGAGAGGTTAAATGGAAGTTACGGGAAAACATCTTCTAGTCTAGCTGTCAAAAAG TTTTGCAGAACCATATCCACAAGAACCATTCAAGCTTCGGATGTGCGGCCTCTCCCAGTTCTCGAAGAAACTTTGAGCTACCTCTTAAACTTGTTGGATTCTGATGAACATCCTTTTGAAGTGGTTCATGACTTCATCTTTGATAGGACAAGGTCCATAAGGCAAGATCTCAGTATGCAAAATATTATCAACACGCGTGTAATCCAGATGTTTGAGAAAATG GTTAAATTTCATGTTATTTCCCACCACAAACTTCGAAGATGTAGTGGCAGTCTAAATATTTCTTCAATGCATCACCTCAATATGGAGCAGCTGATGAAGGTTTTGACTTCTCTATTTCATCTCTATGAAGCAAATCGGAAGTCCCAGTCCATCTATGAGAACGAAGCTGAATTCCGTTCACTTTACGTGCTACTTCATCTTAGTTCTGACAGCAAGCCAGCG GGGGAGCCACTGTCATTATGGTTTCGTCATCTGTCTCCCATTCTAAAATCAAAGGAAATGTGTTTCGCCCGAAGAGTGTTAAG GTACTATCGTTTTGGCAATTACAAGCGCTTCATCCATATTATAGCAACTGAGGCATCCTATCTTCAGTATTGCATGGTTGAACCTTACATAAATGag GTTCGAGCATTGGCAGTGTCATGCATTAATTATGGAGGTTACAAGCTTTATCCATACCCATTGGAAGACCTATCAAAACTCTTGATGATGAAG GAATCAGATATGGATTCCTTCTGCCGTGATTGTGGTCTTGAGACGTCCACAGATGAAGTAGGGAAGAACTTCTTACCTACCAAGCAAACAAGTTTTTCCCGTCCAAAGGGAGGCGTTAACTACTGCCTAGTCGGTTCAGAATTTGTTTAA